Proteins encoded together in one Aurantiacibacter aquimixticola window:
- the wrbA gene encoding NAD(P)H:quinone oxidoreductase, which produces MARILVLYYSSYGHTATMAEAVAEGVRDAGHEADIRHVPETAPQEVVEGAGFQTMEGHEVIEGPDALTQYDGIVVGTPTRYGRMSSQMAAFWDQTGGLWMKGALIGKVGAAFMSSASQHGGQETTLFSILTNLLHMGCTIVGLDYGFQGQMGTDDVKGGAPYGATTIAGGDGSRQPSQVELDGARYLGKRVAETAAKLHS; this is translated from the coding sequence ATGGCCCGCATTCTCGTTCTCTACTATTCCTCTTACGGACACACCGCGACAATGGCGGAAGCCGTGGCCGAAGGTGTGCGGGATGCCGGGCACGAGGCGGACATTCGCCACGTCCCCGAAACCGCCCCGCAGGAGGTGGTGGAGGGCGCGGGCTTCCAGACAATGGAAGGCCACGAAGTCATCGAAGGCCCGGACGCTCTCACCCAATATGACGGCATCGTGGTCGGCACGCCGACCCGCTATGGCCGGATGTCGAGCCAGATGGCCGCTTTCTGGGATCAGACCGGCGGATTGTGGATGAAAGGCGCGCTCATCGGAAAGGTGGGCGCCGCCTTCATGTCCAGCGCCAGCCAGCATGGCGGTCAGGAAACGACGCTGTTTTCCATCCTTACCAATCTGCTGCATATGGGCTGCACGATCGTGGGTCTCGATTATGGCTTCCAGGGCCAGATGGGCACGGACGATGTGAAAGGCGGCGCGCCCTACGGCGCCACGACGATCGCCGGCGGCGATGGCAGCCGCCAGCCGAGCCAAGTCGAGCTGGACGGCGCGCGCTATCTCGGAAAGCGCGTGGCGGAAACCGCGGCAAAGCTGCATTCGTAG